GGCCTTCGTCGGCTCGGAGTTCTACGGCAAGATGAAGTGGATCTGCGATGTGAATGACGACATCTACGATCCCACCTACACCGATATGCTGCGTGTGGCCTTCACCTCGGAATTTGGGCGAGGCAAGCTGCAGGATCTGGTGGCGCTGCTCTCCGGCCGCAATTTCGAGTCGAAGCAGTTCGAAGAGGCAATTGCCGAGCAGTCCTTCGCCAAGTTGAAAGACGGCATCCACGCCTTCATCAACGAAACACACTTCAAGCGCATCACCATGATCCTGCGCTCGGCCGGTTTCATCACCAGCGACATGATCAGCAGCCAAAACGCGGTGAACTTCGCCTACATCCTGTACCTTCGGGGGCGTAAGGAAGGCGTGCCGGCCGCAGAGCTGGAGCAACTGGTTCGACGCTGGTTCGCCATGTCGGTACTGCGAGGGCGTTACAGCGGCTCCCCCGAATCGCAGTTCGATTTTGACATTCGCCAGATCGAAAGCCGGGGAGTAAAGGCTGTGGTGGAGACTGTGATAGCAGCCGAATTGCCAGAGAGCTTCTGGACCGGCATGCTGCCTCAGTTCATGGCCACGTCGTCAATCAAGAGCCCCTATTTCCTTTGCTACAAGGCTGCGCAGGGCAAACTTGGAGACAAGGGTTTCCTTTCAACCAACATCACCGTGACGGATCTGCTGCTCAATCGCTCGGATATTCACCACGTCTATCCACGTCAGTACCTAAAGGGTTTGGGTTTCAGCGCCAGTACCTACAACCAAATCGCCAACTATGTGGTGGCACAAAGCGAAATCAATATCGCTATCAGCGCCACGGCACCGGGTGTCTACTTTGCTGCCTTGGCAGAGCAGTGCAAGGGCGGTGTGCTGAAGTACGGTGGTATCAGCGACGAGCAAACCATGCGCGAGAATCTGCGCATGAATTGCATCCCTGAATCCATGCTTGACGGTGAAATCAAGGACTTTAGCGATTTCCTCGAAGAACGCCGCAAGCTCATGGCCTTGAAAGTTAAGGCTTGGTTTGAGGTGCTGTGATGAACGAAGCCGAAACCCGCGCCGAACATATCGACCCCGCACTGGCCGCCTCGGGCTGGGGCGTCATTGAAGGCAGCAGGATTCGGCGCGAGTATCCGATCACCCTCGGCCGGTTGGAGGGGGGCGGAAAGCGTGGCAAACCGCTGACTGCGGACTATGTGCTGGAATATCGCAACACTAAGCTCGCTGTCGTCGAGGCTAAGGCCTGGGCCAAGCCTCTGACCGAAGGCGTTGGCCAGGCTAAGGATTACGCCGGCAAGCTCGCACTCCGCTTCACTTACGCGAGCAATGGCCAGGGCATCTACGGTATCGACATGCACACCGGCCACGAGGGCGAGCTGCCTGCCTTCCCCTCACCAGAGGCCCTATGGCAAGCCACCTTCGCTGTCGAGAATGCCTGGCGCAACCGCTTTGCCGCCGTACCCTTCGAGGATAAAGGCGGGTACTGGCAGGGGCGCTACTATCAGGATATTGCTATCGAACGGGTGCTGGCTGCGCTGGCGGACGGGCAGGACCGGATTCTCCTGACCCTGGCTACCGGCACCGGCAAAACCTTCATCGCCTTCCAGCTAGCCTGGAAGCTATTTCAAAGCCGCTGGAATATCACTGATTGGAAATCCAACATTGAGCCAACGCGGCGCCCACGCATTCTTTTCCTGGCTGACCGCAACATCTTGGCCGATCAGGCCTACAACGCTTTTTCAGCATTTCCGGAAGATGCTTTGGTGCGCATTTCACCGGACGACATCAAAAAGAAGGGCAAGGTACCTAAGAACGGCAGCATCTTCTTCACCATCTTCCAGACTTTCATGAGCGGCCCTCCCAAGGATGGTCACCCGTCGCCCTACTTCGGCGAATATCCGCAGGATTTTTTTGATTTCATCGTCATCGACGAATGCCACCGGGGCGGTGCGAACGATGAAAGCAACTGGCGCGGCATCCTGGAATACTTCGCTCCCGCCGTACAGTTGGGGTTGACCGCCACACCAAAGCGCAAGGACAACGCCGATACCTACGCTTACTTTGGCGAGCCAGTATTCATCTACTCCTTGAAAGACGGTATCAACGACGGTTTTTTGACGCCTTTCCGCCTCAAGCAGATCGCCACTACGCTGGATGAGTACGTCTATACCCCTGACGACAAACTGGTGGAAGGTGAGATCGAGGCCGGCAAACGCTATGAAGAAGCCGACTTCAATCGGATCATCGAGATCAAGGAACGGGAGAAGAAGCGGGTCGATATCTTCATGCAGTCCATCGACCAGAAGGAAAAGACGATCGTGTTCTGTGCCACGCAGGAACACGCCCTGGCGGTGCGAGATCTGATCAATCAAGCTAAGCAAAGCAGTGATCCGAACTATTGCCAGCGCGTCACAGCGGAGGATGGAGTGCTGGGCGAGCAGTGGCTTCGCGACTTTCAGGATAACGAGAAGACAATTCCGACCATCCTGACGACCTCGCAGAAACTCTCAACCGGGGTCGATGCCCGTAACGTACGCAATATCGTGCTGATGCGACCGGTGAATTCGATGATCGAGTTCAAGCAGATCATCGGCCGCGGCACCAGGCTCTACGACGGCAAGGACTACTTCACCATCTACGATTTTGTGAAAGCACATCACCACTTTAGTGATCCAGAGTGGGATGGTGAGCCGGTAGAGCTTGAGGCCTGCAAGAAATGTGGCAATACGCCCTGCACTTGCGAAAAGAGGCCGCCTCAACTGTGTCCTGCCTGTGGAAATCAGCCCTGCTCATGCCCGAAGGAGCCGTGCCCGAAATGTGGCAATCGGCCATGCACCTGCAAGAAGAAGGCAAAGGTAAAGCTCGCGGACGGTAAGGAACGGCAAATTCAGTTCATGACCGCGACCAGTTTCTGGCACCCGGATGGCACACCCATGTCTGCCGCACAGTTCATGGAGGCCCTATTCGGCAAGCTGCCAGAGTTTTTCAAGGATGAGGACGAACTGCGGACGATCTGGAGCGCACCAGATACGCGCCGCAAGTTGCTTGATGGGCTCGCCGAAAAGGGGTTCGGCAAAGATCAGCTAGCCGAGATGCAAAAGATCATCGAGGCCGACAAATCAGACCTATTCGATGTGCTGGCCTTTGTCGCCTATGCGGACACACCGCTAACCCGCGAGGAGCGTGCAGAACGAGCGAAGGTTGTAATCAGCCAAGAGTTTGGCGACAAGCAGCGAGCCTTCCTGACCTTTGTGCTTGCTCATTACGTCAGTGCGGGTGTGGATGAACTGGATGAAACTAAGCTCGGGCCGCTGTTGAAGCTGAAGTACAACAATGCGATCGCCGATGCGTTTGCTGACCTTGGCGCGCCTGACGTTGTGCGGAAAGCCTTTGTTGGCTTTCAACGGTATTTGTACTTCGATGCTCCCCAAAACTAGGGCATAGGAGTGGAAATGGCCGATACTGCTGACAAGAACTTTACCCCTTACGATTCAGACGAGTTCATTGAGCAAGAATCTTGGGAACTGCGCTCTAGTACAGGAGCGCTTGATTCAGTACGTTCAATCGTCGCCTGGTCTGACATCTGCGGGATCGGGAATGCCTTAGAAAAAAGTGCCTGGAGTCTGGAAGAGCTTTCAAAACAAGGGGTCTTTAAAGCCTTGGGGCTTGCATACAAGTATCTCGGAAATCCGTTCATCATTGGAGTTCCACCGCAGCCTTCAGAAAGGGTGCTTGTAATCAATGACGGAATCGCCCGCACCGTCGATTTAATTGATGCGCGACTTATCCTTGTGCCCCAGTTCTTGTTCTATGTTCGTGATCTGCTCATGCATCACTTCATGCTTGAGCGGCAACTCGTGCGGATAGGGCTTGGACTACGCACCGTATTGGCTGGAGGGGAACGCTGCCAGTACTCACTTCCAAAAAAGACGGGAGAATCGTTTCTTTTTTATACCAATCAGCCATCGGAGTATGGGAAAAAGCTGATCGACCAGCAATTCGTTTACAACCCTTCAGAGTTTCAGATGAATACAGCTTTTGCGCTGGCCTATTCTCTCGAAGCAAAAGGTACTGCAGATGGTTTGATCCCGAATCGCTTATATATCGAGCAGAGATGGCTTGAAGTGATTGCAGGGCTACTTCCAGGCTTTATCAGGATCGAAAACTGTTCAATTACCTTCATGTTTAACGGGCAGCCAGGAATTACCATCAACGCTGACCGCTGTTGGGAAGTCAATGTCCGAGGGCTCATGACAAAGGTTTTCCGTGTGAAGGAGTTCACCGTCCATCGCGAGTTTGAAGGTGAAACTACTCACTTTCCAATGGCCGAACATGATCTGCCGCTTAGAGCGAACTAGACTTGGTTTGATTGGGAATTACCCAGCTCTGACCAGATATCGACCAGACAACAAAAAAGCCAACCGGTCTCGGTTGGCTTTTTCTTTTGCAGATCAACGACCTGCCGGAATTCGATGTGGAGCGGGCGATGGGAATCGAACCCACGGCTCTAGCTTGGGAAGCTAGGGTATTACCATTATACGACGCCCGCTCGGGCGTGAAGGCGGCATTCTATGCGGGAACCGGCGGCGCGGCAAGCCGCTTCGTGCTGCACTCCGCTCAGGCCAGGCGGGCGTAGTGGCCGGCGTGGAAAAGCAGCGGTGCCGGCTTGCTGTTTTCGCTGAAGTGTTCGACGCGACCGATGAAGACGGTGTGGTCGCCAGCGAGGTGGGCGGTATCGTTGGCGACTTCGAACACCGCACAGCAGCCGGGCAGCACCGGCGCGCCGCCGGCACCGGGATGCCATTCGAGCCCGGCAAAGCGGTCGGCCGGCCAGGTGGCGAAGCGGTTGGACAGTTCTTCCTGCTCGGCCCCGAGAATATTGATCGCATGATGGCTGGCGCGCGAGAAGGCGGCGAGATTGTGCGAACGGTTGTCGAGGCACCACAGCACCAGCGCCGGATCGAGCGAGACGGCACTGAAGGAGTTGATGGTCAGGCCGACCGGGTGGCCGTCCGGATCGATGGCCGTGACAATGGCGACGCCAGTGGCAAAACGGCCCAGGGCATTGCGGAAGGCGCGGCTGTCGAACGTACTGGCAGGCATCGGCTATTGATCCAGATCAAAAGGTCGTATTATCCGCGCTCCCGCGCACCACGTCGAGGCAAAATTTGTACACTGCAGCATTTACCCGGCATCTGATCGACTGGCAAAAGCAGTCGGGCCGCCACGACCTGCCCTGGCAAAACACCCGCGATGCCTACCGCGTCTGGCTCTCGGAAATCATGCTGCAGCAGACCCAGGTGACGACGGTGATCCCCTACTACCAGCGTTTTCTTGCCCGCTTTCCCGACGTCGCAGCGCTGGCGGCGGCACCGGCCGACGACGTACTCGCCCACTGGGCCGGCCTCGGTTACTACGCCCGCGCCCGCAACCTGCACCGCTGCGCGCAGGCGATTGTCACGGTCCACGGTGGGAAATTCCCGAATTCCCCGGCTCTGCTCGCCGAACTGCCGGGCATCGGCCGCTCGACCGCCGCCGCGATTGCCGCCTTTGCCTACGGCACCCGGGCAGCGATTCTCGACGGCAACGTCAAGCGGGTGCTATGTCGGCAATTCGCCATTGAAGGCTTCCCCGGCAGCGCAGCGGTCGAACGGCAACTCTGGGCGCTGGCCGAGAGCCTGCTCCCGGAATGCGACATCGAAGCCTACACCCAGGGTTTGATGGACCTTGGCGCCACCTGCTGCACCCGCAGCAAACCGGACTGCACTGCCTGCCCGGTTGCCGCCGATTGCCGAGCCCGGCAGCAGCAGCGGCAGCACGAACTGCCCTGGCCCAAGCCGCGCGCTGCCCAGCCCGAACGCAGCGCCTTCTTCCTGCTGATCGACGACGGCCAGCAACTATTGCTGGAAAGACGGCCGCCCAGCGGCCTCTGGGGCGGCCTGCTGGTGCCGCCGGAAGGCGATCCGGCGGCGGTGCTCGCGGGACTGGGCTTGCAGGCCGAGGAATGCCGCAATCTGCCGGCGATCCGCCATGTGTTCACCCATTTCAAGCTACAGCTGACGCCGGTCTGGTGCCGGGTCCGGCCCACCCCGGGCGTCGCCGAGGACAGCCGGGTCTGGATCGCGCATCGGGCACTGGCAAACGCCGGCGTACCGACTCCGTTCCGCAAACTGTTTGCCGAACGCTACGGCCAGCCGGCTGCCGATACGCCGGACTGAGCGGCGGCGATTGCTTCGGCGCGGCAAAGCGCCGGAGCAAAATCACCGGCGGCCTGGCTATTGCCCGGGAACGACCTGACGCAGCCGGGAAAACGGGCATTCAAACTGGCCGCGCAAAAACCGGGCGCCACCCCGCACGCCAAACCATGCTGCACGGTAGAGCGTGTCGGGTTGCCGTCATCTGCGGCCGCGCCCGCCGGCAACCGGTGGCTTATTCGGCGCCCGCAGCCTTTTCGGCGGTTTTGCGCTCGCTGGCCTCGATCTTGGCGGCCACCCGGGCTGCGTGGTCGGCCTGCTTTTTAGCCAGCCGCTCGGCCTCGGCAGCCCGGCGCCGCGCCCCTTCTTCAGCCTTGCGCTCCTTGTCGGCCAGCTTGGCGGTCCGCTCGGCCGCCGCCTGCTCACGCTCGGCGGCAATCTGCTGCGCGCGCTCCTCGTGCTCGCTGCTGCGCTGCGGCTCGCTGGCGGCGCGCTCGCGATCCTTCTCGGCCAATTGCTCGCGCTTGACCTCGCGCTCAATGCTCCGCCCTTCGTTTTCCAGCCTTCGCGCCTCGCGGGTGGCCACGACATGCGCCTTGTGCGCCTGATCGCGGCAACGGTTGACCAGGAATTTATCGTAGCAGGCACGGTCGGCCTCGCTGAATTCGGCGTTGGCCGCCGCTTGCCTGGCCTTGGCTTCGGCGATCAGGGCATCCGCCCGTTCAAGGCGGGCCTGCCAGTCGGCAGCCTGTGCCGTCTCGGCCGCCAACACGGTCGACCCGGCAAAAACGGCAAAAAGCGGCAGCAGGAAAATGGCGCGAATGGTCTTCATGCGCGGGGATTTTAGCAGCGCCTCGCTATAATCGGCCGCCCGCCTTTGCCTTCCTCCTCTTCGCCGCCATGATTGCCCTCCGTAATGTCACCTTTGCCCGCGCCGGGCGCCCGCTTGCCATCGACGCTTCGTTGCAGATCCACGACAGCTGGAAAGTCGGCGTGGTCGGCGCCAACGGCTGCGGAAAATCCAGCCTGTTTGCGCTGCTGGCCGGCGAACTGCACGCCGAAGCCGGCGATGTCGAAATTCCGGCGCGCTGGCAGATCGCCCGCGTGGCACAGGAAACCCCGGCGCTCCCGACCCCGGCGCTGGAATTCGTGCTCGATGGCGATGCCGAGCTGCGCCGCGTGGAGCGCGAACTGGCGGCCGCCGAAGCCGCTGGCGACGGCGAGGCCATCGGCCACCTGCACGCGCGCTATGACGAAATCGGCGGTTATTCGGCCAAGGCGCGTGCCGCCGAGGTGCTGCACGGCCTGGGCTTTTCCGACGCCGATTTCGCCCGCCCGGTCGCCGACTTCTCGGGCGGCTGGCGGGTCCGTCTCAACCTGGCGCGCGCCCTGTCGTGCCGTGCCGACCTGCTGCTGCTCGACGAACCGACCAACCACCTCGATCTCGACGCCGTACTGTGGCTGGAAAACTGGCTCAAGGCGACGCCGGCAACGCTGCTGCTGATTTCGCACGACCGCGACTTTCTCGACGCGGTGGTCGGCCAGATCATCGCCATCGACCAGCAACGCCTGACCCTGACCTCGGGTGGTTATTCCGACTACGAGCGCGCCAAGGCGGCGCGGCTGGCCACCCAGCAGGCGGCCTACGAGGCGCAACAACGCGAAATCGCCCACCTCTCGCGCTTCGTCGAGCGCTTCAAGGCCAAGGCGACCAAGGCGCGCCAGGCGCAAAGCCGGGTCAAGATGCTCGAACGGATGGAAATCGTCGCTGCCGCGCACGTCGATTCGCCTTTCCACTTCAGCTTCCGCGACCCGGAAAGCCTGCCCGACCCGCTGCTGGTGGTGGAAAAAGCGGCTGCCGGCTATGTCGACCGTAAAATCATCAACAACGTCACGCTGACCCTGCGCCCCGGCGCCCGCATCGGCCTGCTCGGCCGCAACGGTGCCGGCAAATCGACGCTGATCAAGCTGCTCGCTGGTGCCGTGCCGCAGCAAGGCGGCGAACGCAAGGAAGCCAAGGCACTCAAGCTCGGTTACTTCGCCCAGCACCAGCTGGAACAGTTGCGCGAGGAAGAATCGCCGCTGTGGCACGTGCAAAAGCTGGAACCGCTGACCCCGGAGCAGGAATTGCGCGATTACCTCGGCGGCTTCGATTTCCGTGGCGAGATGGCGACGCGCCCGGTCGGGCCATTTTCCGGCGGCGAAAAGTCGCGGCTGGCGCTGGCGCTGCTGATCCGCACCCGCCCCAACCTGCTGCTGCTTGATGAGCCGACCAACCACCTCGACCTCGAAATGCGCGAAGCGCTGACCTTCGCGCTGCAGGATTACGAAGGCGCGGTGGTCTTCGTCTCGCACGACCGCCACCTGCTGCGCACCTGCGCCGACGAACTGCTGCTGGTCGCCGACGGCGTGGTTCAGCCTTTCGACGGTGACCTCGACGACTACTCGGCCTGGCTCGCCGCGCAGCGCGTTGCCGACAAGGAAAAAGCCGTTTCGCCCACGTCGACCGTGGACAAGCAGGAACGCCAGCAACAGCGTGCCGAAGCCAAGGCCAGCCGCCAGGCCCTGCTCGCCGAGCGACGCAAGATCAGCAAGGAAATCGAGAAGCTCGACAAACAGCTGGCCAAACTGCAGGGCGAAAAGGGCGAGCTGGACGCAAAATTTGCCGCGCCTGACTTCTACGCCACGGTCGACCGGGCCCAGAGCGAGGAAATGCACAAGCGCGCCGCCGACCTCGGCGAGCAAATCGACGAAATCGAACTGCAGTGGCTGGAGCTGCACGAAGCGCTCGACGCGCTACCGCAGCCCGACTGAACCGGCTGCCGCTCAGGCGGCGGCCAGCCGTTCCCAGCCGGCCCGGCCGCGCCCGGACGAGCGCCCTCCCCGGTTGGCGCAATGACCGGCACCGGAGTCGAGATAGTTGCGCAAACGGGCCACATCGGGGATATGAATGTGGCGCCCGGCCACCTCGATCACCCCGTACTCGGACAGTTGGCGCAGCAAGCGTGAAAAATGTTCCTGGGTCAGGCTCAGGCGCGAGGCAAGCACCGCTTTCGGCAAGGCCAGATCGACTACCGCCGAGCCGCTCTCGACCTTCTCGTCGAGTTGGCGGATCAGGAAAGCTGCGATCCGCTCGGCCCCCGAGAGCAGCGAGGTCGCCTCGATGTCGAGCAGCAAGCCGTGCAGTTTTTCGGCGATTCGCATCATCAACTGGTAGGCGAATCCGCGATGCGCCTCCAGGCATTCCAGCAGGGCCGCCTGCGGCAAAAAGATCAGGTGAGTGTCGAGCAGCGCCTCGGCATGCACCGGGTAGGCCTGCCCCAAAGACATGCAGGCCTCACCCACCCCCTCGCCCGGGGTGACGATGCCAACCACTTTTTCAATACCCTGCGGCGAGCAAAAGGCCAGCTTGAGTTGGCCGGAAACCACCACATGCACGCCCCGACAGGCTTCACCCTGCTCAAACACCATCCGCCCCCGCTCCACCCGCTGCACGCGGGCACTCGCCACCAGCCGGGCAAAGGAGGCCGCGTCGAGCGCCCGATAAGGTTCAATGCCGCACAGAAATTCGGCCGGATCGATCACTGCTTTCTTGTTCATCTTGCTGCTCCTGGCAATGGCCGTAGCCCATAGCGGGAGCATTTCTCCACAGAACCCGGGAGATTTTTTGACCTTGATCAAAAGCGTTCGAATGACGTGCGGGAACTACAACCGAATAACTAAAGCGCCCCCTACCAACTGGGGCATGGCCGGCAATGGCGACTCAGCCCGACGGCGCAGACAATTCGGCCGAGAAGGGGCTGAAATCCCGACTGGCGCAACCTCCCCGGTTCAGGCCTGGGCAAACTGTTTCACGTGAAACCAAGCGGCGAGCACTATCGGGTAAAATTCCCCCTTTTTCGCCGTCTCAGGGAGTTGACCGTGCAAATCGTCTGTCTTGACCTCGAAGGGGTACTCGTCCCCGAAATCTGGATCGAATTTTCCAAGCGCACGGGCATTCCCGAATTGATGCGTACCACCCGCGACGAGCCGGACTACGACAAGCTGATGAATTTCCGCTTGAACCTGCTGCGCGAACACAAGCTGGGCCTGCCCGACATTCAGAAGGTGATCGGCGAAATGGGCCCGATGGAAGGCGCCCGCGCTTTCCTGGACCAGTTGCGCGAGGATTATCAGGTGATCATCCTTTCCGACACCTTCTACGAATTCGCCCACCCGCTGATGCGCCAGCTCGGCTGGCCGACGCTGTTCTGCCATTCGCTCGAAGCCGACGCCAGCGGCATGCTGGTCAACTACCACCTGCGCATGCCCAACCAGAAGCAGGAAGCGGTCAAGCGCTTCAAGGAACTGAACTTCACCATCGTTGCCGCCGGTGACTCCTACAACGACACGGCAATGCTCGGCGAAGCCCACGGCGGCATCCTCTTCCACCCGCCCGAAAACGTCATCCGCGAATTCCCGCAATTCCCGGTCACCCGCAACTACGACGAACTGCGCGCCGAAATCGACAAGGCGTTTGCGCGAGTTGCCTAATTGCCCGGAAGCCAGAGGCTGCACCAATCAGCCTCTGGTTTGCTACCGGCCCCCACTGGATCCATGATCCTCGATCCTGTTAGCTAAAAAAATGCATCGCGACCGTTTCTATACCCTGTCTGCCTCCTGCCCCGACCAAGTCGGGATCATCGCCCGTGTTTCCGGTTTCATTGCCGAACATGGTGGCTGGATTCTCGAGTCGAGCTTCCATGCCGATGATCTGACCGGGCGCTATTTCATGCGCATCGAAATCAAGGCCGACTCCCTGCCCTTCCTGCTTGCCGAGTTTCGCGAACGCTTCAAGCTCGAAGTCGGCGAGCCGCTGCAAATGGACTGGCGGATTACCGACAGCGCAGTCAAGAAACGTGTCGTGGTGATGGTTTCCAAGCAGGAACACTGCCTCTACGACCTGCTCGCGCGCTGGCAATCCAAGGAACTCGACATCGAGATTCCTTGCGTCATTTCCAACCACGACACCTTCAAGGGTTTCGTCGAATGGCACGGCATCCCCTTCATCCAGGTGCCGGTGAACAAGGACAACAAGGCCGCCGCCTACGCCGAAATCCAGCGCATCTTTGAAGACGTGCGCGGCGACACCATGGTTCTCGCCCGCTACATGCAGATCCTGTCGCCCGAACTGTGCGATGCGCTGGCCGGCAAGATTCTCAACATCCACCACAGCTTCCTGCCCAGCTTCGTCGGCGCCAAGCCTTACCACCAGGCCTACGAGCGCGGCGTCAAGCTGATCGGCGCGACCTGCCACTACGTCACCAGCGAACTCGACCAGGGCCCGATCATCGAACAGGACGTGATCCGCATCGACCACTCCGATGCCCCGGAAGACATGGTCCGCTACGGCAAGGACATCGAGAAGACCGTGCTCGCCCGTGGCCTGCGCTACCACCTGGAAGACCGGGTGCTGACGCACGGCAACAAGACCATCGTCTTCCGTTAAGCGAGCACCCGATGCTGCTCAAGGCCACCGATTCGCTGCTGCTGATCGTCGATATCCAGGAAAAGCTGGCGCCGGCGATTCACGATGCGGCTGCGGCAGTGGCCAACAACCGGCGGCTGCTCGCCGCCGCGGCCCGGCTCAAGGTGCCAGTGGTGGTCACCGAGCAGTATGTGCGCGGCCTCGGCCCCACCGTGGCCGAATTGCAGCCCTGGCTGCAGGATTCCACGGTCGACCTCGAGAAAATCGAAAAAATCCATTTCGGCGCCTGCGGCGAACCCGGCTTTGTCACCGGCCTGCAGGCCCGGGAGCGCCGCCAGATCGTGCTGACCGGCATGGAAACCCATGTCTGCGTGCTGCAAACCGCGCTCGGCCTGCTCGCCGCCGGCTTCTCGGTCGCGCTGGTCGCTGATGCCGCCTCGTCGCGGACGCCGGAAAACAAGGCCGCCGCCATCGCCCGCCTGCAAGCCGCAGGTGCCCAGATCGTGACCACCGAAATGGTCATCTTCGAGTGGCTGGAACGCGCCGGCAGCGACGACTTCCGCGCCCTGCTGCCGCTGATCCGGTAAATCCTGCGCTGCTCAGTTGAGCAGGTGTTCGGCGAGAATGCCGGAGGTCCGGCGCAAACGCTTGGACAGCAAACGGGCCAGGTTGTGCATGAAATGGTAGGCCACCGCCGGGGCCTCAAGCGCCATCCGGTCCAGCGCATCGCCGCCGAGCGACAGTAGCTGGCAATCGCTCTCGGCAACACAGCTGGCCGACCGCAATTCCCGATCGAGCAAAGCCATGTCGCCGACCATCCGGCCTCGGCCCTCGTAAGACAGCAAGTATTGCCCGCTCTCTCCGCCCTTGTAGATACCCATCTTGCCTTCAAGCAGGATCAGCATATTGCTGCCCGGGTCGCCTTCGCGAAAAATGGTGTCACCACGCGGCACCTCCTGGTAGGCGAGATAACCCGCCACCACCTCAAGTTCGCGA
This genomic window from Dechloromonas sp. ZY10 contains:
- the thrH gene encoding bifunctional phosphoserine phosphatase/homoserine phosphotransferase ThrH, whose translation is MQIVCLDLEGVLVPEIWIEFSKRTGIPELMRTTRDEPDYDKLMNFRLNLLREHKLGLPDIQKVIGEMGPMEGARAFLDQLREDYQVIILSDTFYEFAHPLMRQLGWPTLFCHSLEADASGMLVNYHLRMPNQKQEAVKRFKELNFTIVAAGDSYNDTAMLGEAHGGILFHPPENVIREFPQFPVTRNYDELRAEIDKAFARVA
- the purU gene encoding formyltetrahydrofolate deformylase, which gives rise to MHRDRFYTLSASCPDQVGIIARVSGFIAEHGGWILESSFHADDLTGRYFMRIEIKADSLPFLLAEFRERFKLEVGEPLQMDWRITDSAVKKRVVVMVSKQEHCLYDLLARWQSKELDIEIPCVISNHDTFKGFVEWHGIPFIQVPVNKDNKAAAYAEIQRIFEDVRGDTMVLARYMQILSPELCDALAGKILNIHHSFLPSFVGAKPYHQAYERGVKLIGATCHYVTSELDQGPIIEQDVIRIDHSDAPEDMVRYGKDIEKTVLARGLRYHLEDRVLTHGNKTIVFR
- a CDS encoding isochorismatase family protein encodes the protein MLLKATDSLLLIVDIQEKLAPAIHDAAAAVANNRRLLAAAARLKVPVVVTEQYVRGLGPTVAELQPWLQDSTVDLEKIEKIHFGACGEPGFVTGLQARERRQIVLTGMETHVCVLQTALGLLAAGFSVALVADAASSRTPENKAAAIARLQAAGAQIVTTEMVIFEWLERAGSDDFRALLPLIR
- a CDS encoding Crp/Fnr family transcriptional regulator; this encodes MGQNIADMIDGLDLFRDFAYRELEVVAGYLAYQEVPRGDTIFREGDPGSNMLILLEGKMGIYKGGESGQYLLSYEGRGRMVGDMALLDRELRSASCVAESDCQLLSLGGDALDRMALEAPAVAYHFMHNLARLLSKRLRRTSGILAEHLLN